A segment of the Crassostrea angulata isolate pt1a10 chromosome 10, ASM2561291v2, whole genome shotgun sequence genome:
TTGTGTTTGGTAATTTTGTTGGGGTACTAGTAGTTGGTACCGCTTTGTGCAGTTGGTGATTGCTCTGTTGAGTTAGCGTTAGTATCCACTCTGTAGTTGGTTATTATTCTGTATACTTAGGTTTGTTGATACCTAATCTTCATTGGACGGTATATTCTGTTACCTGTAGGTACTGTTGGTACCGGTTTGACACGCGGTACAAAGGTCTCCCAGCGAACGAGCAGACAGAGGCAGAAAGGGAGAGAACCCAGACCTGGTTGATCTACGCCGCCGTCACCAGCGCCATCACGGTAACTGTCCGTCTAACGTCACAAAACCTGTGTCCACAAATTCACTCTAGCATAACAGTAAAGTCTGTCATCTCACCGATCCACAGCTACATTATGACGCCGTCTTCTTTGTTTTCCAGTTAGTGCTGCTTCTTGTGTTACTCATCATGAGAAAGAGAATTCAGCTCGTAAGTGGAAGTGTTTTATACAAGAGTAGTAAAGGGTTGCCTGGCTTTGTGTCGTGCAAGTCATCttattttaaactatttattgccatttacatgcatgttacatTTAAGTTTAATAATTCAGAGAATTCAAAACTATATATGCAACAATTTGCCGAGTGGCTTCCTACGGAGCTATCTCCCAACTTAATCATATTCACAAACAGAGGAAATCTCTGTGTGAAACATGATATACAATATACTATAGGTGGTACAACTTTTCAAAGAAGCCGGGAAAGCCCTAAAGTGTGTACCGTGTCTGCTGCTACAACCTGTCTGGGTGAGTATATGTCGCGGACTCCCGCCAAAAGCATTCATGTGATTGTGAACTGATTCGGTGTGCAAGACACGGTCTCTTGTACCTCTGTTCCTTTCACTAGACGCTGCTGATACTGGTAGGAACGGTGGGAGGACTGGTGCTGATAGCGGTCTACATAGAGACATCTGGTAGGTGTGAGATGTCGCACAAACGATGCTTCTCCCAAGTTAATGGACATTCAAATAATGGTTGATCATATGTGAAGTAATTCTTAACTGTCTTACAGGACAGCCCAATGTGAACAACCAGACGCAGACAGTCTCCTACGAGATGGAGAAATCATGGGAGGTGATTCACACGTGACCAATTATGTGATTCGATAATGCTATTTTCTTATATTAATTGAATATTTGAAATGATGTGTTTGATATAGCGCTCAGCttgtgttttgatttttgtagtATGTAAGGTGGTATCATATCTTTGGATTTTTGTGGATTTCTGCTTTCATCGTTGCGTGTCAAGACTTTGTCATTGCAAGTGCCATAGCCACCTGGTATTTCAAAAGGTAGGCCTGACTCCATCATCTCATCCCctttataaacaataatattgaatgttaatatTCAAGTTTCGAAATATCTGTTTCAGAGACAAGTCGTCCATGGGGTGTCCTATCGCTACGGCTGTCTGGAGAATCATAAGGTAGGTACATAGCTTCTtcattgaagaaccaagttcaGAGACATTGACAACGACATCCATATCGACTTCAGGGCAGTACAAGGGGGTAGAATTATTCGTTGCAGATACCACATGGGGTCAATAGCGTTTGGGTCCTTCATCATAGCAGTAGTGCGCCTGGCCAGACTAATTCTGGCCTACATCCAGTCAAGGTAAGCTTACGCCTTTGAACTGTTTCTCCCCCACCATAGTGTAGATGCTGTGACACGTCACTGCCCTTACTTCCAGGTTGCGGGGTAAGAGTGGCCCCGTGGTGGACTTCGTTCTCAAGGTGTTACAATGCTGTCTCTGGTGTTTTGAGAAGTTTCTCGCGTATTTGAACAGAAATGCGTACATTGAAATTGGTAAGTATATTAAAACCAATCTTGgcttaaaacaaaagaaacagtGTTTTCGAGAATAAACATTTCTTGGTGCCCTTCTTGTTtatctttaaagattttatcaaagaAGAAAATGTCATAATGTTTATCTTTACTATTTGGGATAATTTGCAATATGTGTTCGGAATTTTCGCTCTCAAGATGTTGATACtttcaatttacaaaaaaaagtacaatttttcttgatatgtcTAAAGCTATCTTCGGTCACTCATTCTGTACGGGGGCCAAGAAGGCCTTCCTGCTGATTCTGGAGAACGCCTTAAGAGTGGCGGCCATTAACTCTATCGGAGACTTTGTCCTGTTCCTCGGGAAACTCAGCACCATGGCTGTCGTCCTCGTGGTTGGCAACGAATTCTTCCAGGTCAGTCTGAACGGTTCACAGCCTAGGTACAGGGTGTTAGCAGGTGCGACGTCAATTTTAATTACAGaataaaagtgtaaataaataaactacAATTACCTTCGAaaagtgataaaaaaataaacatgactTAAGAAGTTTTAGAGgcatatatcaaataaatcgTCATGTCTGGTTTTCTATCCTTTATTCTAGTTTTCTGTTCAACTTCTGTGTCTATCCATAACTTCTGTAAAGAACAAACATCTGAAGCTCATACTTCGCACAACAGTTGAACttgaccggggggggggggggggtcataacTGTGGGCCAATGTCAGCTGATGTTGTTAAGGTCATATCATCTTATACACAGCTTTACTTGGCACACACCTTGCTCACGTCTTAATTAAGACATGACCCTGAACTGATGCCATTTGACTATGACTTTGGTCACACCATAAACAttgtgttttaataaaatatcgTCCCAACGAGATTACTGGTATTAGTCTTTAACAGTTATTTTAATTCAAAGGGACATGAGGATGTAAATTATGTGTTTGTGCCTCTGACTGTCAGCTGTGCCTTTGCCTACGCCATCTCCCACTGTTTCCTCCTAGTGTATGAGGTAGGtcaaaattcatcaaaatatttcaccAACAGATTTTACTGGATCCATATTCCCTGCTTTTTCCCTTTCTCTCCAGATTACAATTGATACCATCTTCTTGTGTTTCTGTGAGGATTGTAAGGAAAATGACGGAATCAACAAGCCCTACTATATGAGCACAGACCTACTGGTAAGATCACAACACCGATCTTACAGTGGCAAACACTGA
Coding sequences within it:
- the LOC128166172 gene encoding choline transporter-like protein 1 gives rise to the protein MGCSSCCGKTKTTKVKPLKTEEDEDWPELEDGPIADRQCRDVVFLIIFILYLGGMVYVAYRGVSQGDPYRLVYGVDSWGNVCDRKNTPIPGVPLSGRDMSGKKRTLHLDPGYYTELLKTHIIPSFSSNPDIVVCLSHCPNETLSSSAEVDAYMARTNTSLCRYDTSAYVSDDDICLTPVKPHTSVFWRCIPDSVVMMVKGMSGSFTSLLSGISGGSFTQKVISDLKNTWVEILYLAAIAFGTSVVVVVLMWLLAAVIIWMLIFAVIAFSIGASGYSWYCWYRFDTRYKGLPANEQTEAERERTQTWLIYAAVTSAITLVLLLVLLIMRKRIQLVVQLFKEAGKALKCVPCLLLQPVWTLLILVGTVGGLVLIAVYIETSGQPNVNNQTQTVSYEMEKSWEYVRWYHIFGFLWISAFIVACQDFVIASAIATWYFKRDKSSMGCPIATAVWRIIRYHMGSIAFGSFIIAVVRLARLILAYIQSRLRGKSGPVVDFVLKVLQCCLWCFEKFLAYLNRNAYIEIAIFGHSFCTGAKKAFLLILENALRVAAINSIGDFVLFLGKLSTMAVVLVVGNEFFQGHEDVNYVFVPLTVSCAFAYAISHCFLLVYEITIDTIFLCFCEDCKENDGINKPYYMSTDLLNYMQKTSKIMNMDKQKKKKKEETDLATV